Part of the Robbsia sp. KACC 23696 genome, TCTGAAGCTGGTCGGGGGCACCAGTTGGCACTGGGCGGCGCAAACATGGCGCTTCCTGCCGAACGACTTCCGTATCCAAAGTGCGTACGGCGTGGGTCGCGACTGGCCGATCTCCTATGACGATCTCGAACCCTGGTATTACGAGGCCGAGACCATCATGGGCGTTGGTGGCGAGGAAACGCTGGCGCCGCGCGCGCACGACTGGCCGATGCAACGCGTGGCCGAGCCCTGGCTCCAGCAACGTTTCCGCGATCGCCTGGCGCCCGACTTCAAGCTGGTCAGCGACTCGACCGCGCGTAACAGCCGGCCGTTCGACGGGCGGCCGGCGTGCTGCGGCAATAACAATTGCATGCCGTTATGTCCCATCGACGCGCAGTACCACGGTGGGCTGTCAGCCGACGCGGCCGTCAAAGCCGGCGTCACGCTGATGACGAAGTCCGTCGTCTACCGTCTCGAACACGATGAGAAGGGCCGGATCGTGGCCGCACATTTCTACGACTGGGATAAAGGCTCGCATCGCGTCGTCGCCAAGACGTTCATCCTGGCCGCCAATGCGATCGAAATTCCAAAGCTGCTGTTCATGTCCGCATCGGATAAGTTTCCGGATGGTCTCGCGAATCGTTCCGGCACGATGGGGCGCAATCTGATGGACCATCCCGCGGTCGGCGTCACGTTCGAAGTCGACGAAGACGTGTGGCCGGGCCGTGGCCCCGTCAGTCCGTGCTCGATCGGTGATTTCCGAGACGGCGATTTTCGTCGGGAGCATGGTGGCTTCCGCCTCGACTTGTCGAATGCGTCGGCGGTTGCAGGCGTGACTGCCGCGCTGATCAAGAAAGGCGTCTACGGTGCCGCGCTCGATCAAGCGATTCGCAAGCGTGCCGCGCGTCAGGTGTCGCTGAAAAACTGTCTCGAACAGCTACCCGATGCGAACAATCGCGTCACGCTCAGCGATAAGAAAGATGCGCTCGGCCTGCCGACGCCGCGCCTGTTCTGGAATATCGACGACTACGTGAAACGCGGTACGCAAAAAACACGCGAGATGTACGATCGGATCGCCAGCAAGATGGGCGGCACGAATGTCGTGCATTCGAAGGAAGGCGCGTTTTCAAATCGGCAACATATCACCGGGACCTTGGCGATGGGCGCCGATCCGGCCAGCAGCGTCACCGATGCGTTCGGGCGGGCACACGATCACGAGAATCTGTATATGGTGTCGACCGGCGTCATGCCGACCGTCGCCACCTGTAACGCCACGCTGACGGCCATCGCGCTGTCGCTGCGTACGGCGGATGCCATTCACAAAGCCGCCTGAGGAGATCGCGATGCGTATTCAAAACGTTCTTCTTAGCGTGGCAAGCGCGGTGTTGCCACTGGCACTCGCCACGACATCGCTGTTCGCCTTGCCGGCACGCGCGGCCGATGCACCGCTTGCGGCCGCTTCCGACGCCGCGTCGTCCGCCGCGGCCATCGATGGCGATGCACTGATTTCACGCGGCAAATATCTCGCGGTTGCCGCGGATTGCGCGGCGTGCCACACGGCAGGCGGCGGCCGACCGTTTGCCGGCGGACTCGATATCGAAACGCCCATCGGTCATATCGTCTCGACCAACATCACGCCGTCCCGCAGCGCGGGCATCGGCGCGTACACCTTGGCGCAGTTCTCGGCGGCAATCCGACGCGGCATCCGCGCCGATGGCGCCAATTTGTATCCGGCGATGCCGTACACCGCCTATGCGAAGCTGACGGACGACGACGTCGCCGCCTTGTACGCCTACTTCAGCAAGGGCGTCGAGGCAGTCGACGCGGCACCGGCGCGGCAGACTGCCTTACCGTTCCCGTTCGACATTCGTCGATCGATGGCGGCGTGGAATCTGTTATTTCTGGACAGCACATCGTATCGTCCGGTTGCGGGCAAGAGCGTCGAATGGAATCGCGGCGCCTATCTCGCACAAGCGCTGGGTCATTGCCAGACGTGCCATACGCCGCGGAATTTCCTGATGGCCGAACGCGACAGCCAGGCGCTGTCCGGTGCGTCCCTTGGAGCCTGGTTCGCGCCGAATATCACGTCGGACAAGGCGACCGGTATCGGTAGCTGGACCGAAGACGATGTCTTCACGTATTTGAAGACAGGTCACTCGAGTCGGATCTCGCAAGCAGGCGGTCCGATGCTGGAAGCGATCGACAAGAGTTTTTCGAAGCTCGACGATAGCGATCTGCACGCCATCGCCGCCTGGGTGACCACGGTGCCGCCGATCAAGTCAGGGTCGATCGACAAGACTACGCTGACGCCTGCGCCGATCGCGAATGACTTACGTGAGATCGATGGTTCGGCCGACAAAGGCGCATTGA contains:
- a CDS encoding cytochrome c yields the protein MRIQNVLLSVASAVLPLALATTSLFALPARAADAPLAAASDAASSAAAIDGDALISRGKYLAVAADCAACHTAGGGRPFAGGLDIETPIGHIVSTNITPSRSAGIGAYTLAQFSAAIRRGIRADGANLYPAMPYTAYAKLTDDDVAALYAYFSKGVEAVDAAPARQTALPFPFDIRRSMAAWNLLFLDSTSYRPVAGKSVEWNRGAYLAQALGHCQTCHTPRNFLMAERDSQALSGASLGAWFAPNITSDKATGIGSWTEDDVFTYLKTGHSSRISQAGGPMLEAIDKSFSKLDDSDLHAIAAWVTTVPPIKSGSIDKTTLTPAPIANDLREIDGSADKGALIYSDSCASCHQASGKGVRHLPPLVGNAAFSRPVPDNAIMAILHGLTPEHGQDMPGFADKLNDAQIADLTNFLFRQFGASDVQTTAAHVAALRAGGPTSPLLLLSRIGMAVGALIVLALGIAIGVRRKRVR
- a CDS encoding GMC family oxidoreductase — translated: MNNTLSADVVVIGAGICGAMAARKLAEAGASVLMLEAGPQLSTAELVRNYRTGTNKADFVAPYPFWPQAPQPIYSPANNGYLEQVGPHHFDAQYLKLVGGTSWHWAAQTWRFLPNDFRIQSAYGVGRDWPISYDDLEPWYYEAETIMGVGGEETLAPRAHDWPMQRVAEPWLQQRFRDRLAPDFKLVSDSTARNSRPFDGRPACCGNNNCMPLCPIDAQYHGGLSADAAVKAGVTLMTKSVVYRLEHDEKGRIVAAHFYDWDKGSHRVVAKTFILAANAIEIPKLLFMSASDKFPDGLANRSGTMGRNLMDHPAVGVTFEVDEDVWPGRGPVSPCSIGDFRDGDFRREHGGFRLDLSNASAVAGVTAALIKKGVYGAALDQAIRKRAARQVSLKNCLEQLPDANNRVTLSDKKDALGLPTPRLFWNIDDYVKRGTQKTREMYDRIASKMGGTNVVHSKEGAFSNRQHITGTLAMGADPASSVTDAFGRAHDHENLYMVSTGVMPTVATCNATLTAIALSLRTADAIHKAA